A genomic region of Oryza glaberrima chromosome 1, OglaRS2, whole genome shotgun sequence contains the following coding sequences:
- the LOC127775777 gene encoding cysteine proteinase inhibitor 5, with protein MASKLYYAVAPLVLVLLLLAPLSSARLAAAAADDDDGQWPAGGGRGRKVGGRTDVEDVEGNREVQELGLFCVVEHNRRGGSATRGRGLVFSRVVAAQTQVVSGIKYYLRIAAQEADDELVFDAVVVVKAWVPSREMVSFVPAAELPGY; from the coding sequence ATGGCCTCCAAGCTGTATTACGCCGTCGCCCCGCTCGTGCTGGTGCTTCTACTCCTCGCGCCGCTCTCGtccgcgcgcctcgccgccgccgccgccgacgacgacgacgggcagtggccggcgggcggcggccgcgggaggAAGGTCGGCGGGAGGACGGACGTGGAGGACGTGGAGGGGAACAGGGAGGTGCAGGAGCTCGGGCTCTTCTGCGTCGTGGAACACAACCGGCGAGGGGGGTCGGCCACCCGCGGCCGCGGGCTGGTCTTCTCCAGGGTCGTGGCGGCGCAGACGCAGGTGGTCTCCGGGATCAAGTACTACCTCCGCATCGCTGCCCaggaggccgacgacgagctggtgttcgacgccgtcgtcgtcgtcaaggcCTGGGTGCCGTCCCGCGAGATGGTCTCCTtcgtgccggcggcggagctgccAGGATACTGA
- the LOC127771445 gene encoding pentatricopeptide repeat-containing protein At3g29230-like — protein sequence MSRRPPPHALATLLSRLRACSSASHALQCHALLLTSGHLAASPARLSNLLLLALASASTSPSAADHADSVFAHLAEEASRHAFPWNTLVRLHAAASPRRSLLYFSRMRRAAVAPDAYTFPAVLKACGCAPGCRVGLVVHGEAVRTGLDADLFTRNALISFYCRIGDCRSGRKVFDHGVRDLVSWNSMVAGYVGCAEVDLAQDLFDEMRQRDAFSWATMIDGYGEMAGGVDRARELFDQMPDRDLVCWNSMIDGYARHGRMDEARVLFEEMPERNVISWSIVIDGYVRFGEPNEALEFFQRMLRCGIKPDRVAAVGAVAACAQLGALEQGRWLHSYLEKKKVLFDVVVQTALIDMYVKCGRLDLAKLIFESMPKKSVVTWNVMIVGLGTHGYGLDAIKLFNQMETERAPMDDLSVLAVLTSCTHAGLVSEGLGIFYRMEKDLGLEPKVEHYGALIDLLGRAGRVDQARNTIETMPMEPTPELWGSLLASCRSHRCVELAELSVERLASLGADDSGVYVLLSNIYADEGMWDDVFRIRKLMSAEDMKKNIGRSVIEVDGQIHEFVNGGSSHPHKEEIYLTLWNLSNIAASI from the coding sequence atgtctcgtcgtcctcctcctcacgcCCTCGCCacgctcctctcccgcctccgcGCCTGCAGCTCCGCCTCCCACGCGCTCCAGTGCCacgccctcctcctcacctccggccacctcgccgcctccccggccCGCCTctccaacctcctcctcctcgccctcgcctccgcctccacctccccctccgccgccgaccacgccgACTCCGTCTTCGCCCACCTCGCGGAGGAAGCCTCCCGCCACGCGTTCCCCTGGAACACCCTcgtccgcctccacgccgccgcgagccCGCGGAGATCCCTCCTCTACTTCTCGCGCATGCGGCGAGCCGCCGTGGCGCCCGACGCCTACACGTTCCCGGCCGTGCTCAAGGCGTGCGGCTGCGCGCCCGGGTGTAGGGTGGGGTTGGTGGTGCACGGCGAGGCGGTGAGGACGGGGTTGGACGCCGACCTGTTCACGAGGAACGCGCTGATTAGCTTCTACTGCAGGATCGGGGACTGCCGTTCCGGGAGGAAGGTGTTCGATCACGGCGTGCGGGACCTCGTCTCCTGGAACTCTATGGTGGCGGGGTACGTTGGGTGTGCGGAGGTGGATCTGGCGCAGGATTTGTTCGACGAAATGCGGCAGAGGGATGCGTTCTCCTGGGCCACCATGATCGATGGGTACGGAGAGATGGCAGGTGGTGTAGATCGTGCACGTGAGTTGTTTGATCAAATGCCTGACAGGGATTTGGTGTGCTGGAACTCCATGATTGATGGTTATGCCAGGCATGGGAGAATGGATGAAGCGAGGGTTCTGTTCGAGGAGATGCCTGAGAGGAATGTGATCTCATGGAGTATTGTCATCGATGGCTATGTCAGATTCGGGGAGCCAAATGAAGCTTTGGAGTTTTTCCAGAGGATGCTAAGATGTGGTATCAAGCCTGATAGAGTAGCTGCAGTTGGGGCTGTTGCAGCTTGTGCACAGCTGGGAGCTCTGGAGCAAGGCAGGTGGCTGCACTCATacttggagaagaagaaggtgtTGTTCGATGTTGTGGTGCAAACAGCTTTGATAGATATGTACGTGAAATGCGGTCGTTTGGATCTTGCCAAATTGATCTTTGAAAGCATGCCCAAGAAGAGTGTGGTCACTTGGAATGTGATGATTGTTGGACTTGGAACTCATGGTTATGGACTTGATGCCATCAAACTTTTTAACCAAATGGAAACTGAAAGGGCACCAATGGATGATCTTAGCGTACTTGCTGTGTTGACTTCTTGCACGCATGCTGGGTTAGTCTCAGAGGGTTTAGGGATATTTTACAGAATGGAGAAGGATTTAGGACTAGAACCTAAGGTGGAACATTATGGTGCATTGATTGATCTCCTTGGCCGTGCTGGACGAGTGGATCAGGCTAGAAACACAATAGAGACAATGCCGATGGAACCGACTCCTGAATTATGGGGATCTCTTCTTGCTTCCTGCCGAAGCCATAGGTGTGTGGAGCTGGCTGAGCTATCAGTTGAGCGTCTGGCCAGTCTCGGAGCAGATGACTCTGGAGTCTATGTTCTTCTGTCCAATATCTATGCTGATGAAGGAATGTGGGATGATGTTTTCAGGATTAGGAAGTTGATGAGTGCTGAGGATATGAAAAAGAACATTGGACGGAGTGTGATTGAGGTGGATGGACAAATTCATGAGTTTGTGAATGGAGGTAGTTCACATCCCCACAAGGAGGAAATTTACTTGACGCTGTGGAATTTATCTAACATAGCAGCATCTATTTGA
- the LOC127771479 gene encoding protein YLS7-like, producing the protein MSPPGRKAPAGAGGIRRWLSTVVVSVVALVLTLVVISLSVGSSLTGASLHEYLFVRPSDSSKLTDGNMNGTAVGVPLQEEVLQGGKEVPVEHGVQSGGVNSSETGEIDTKVQDPAVTDDTASVPDEGNLPVSSDSSDNLQKTNEGSCDLYHGHWVFDSSGPLYTNNSCPIITQMQNCQGNGRPDKDYENYRWKPEQCILPRFDGPKFLELMRGKTIAFVGDSVARNQMESLLCILWQVEAPVNRGSRRMSKWIFRSTSTIIVRIWSSWLVHRSTEAVGFAPKGIDKVFLDIPDETFMEFIPRFDVLVLSSGHWFAKRSAYILNGNVVGGQLWWPHKAGNMQINNVDAFGISVETCLTALATNPNFTGIAIVRTYSPDHYEGGAWNTGGSCTGKTKPLDVVVRNGFTDTMYGKQVSGFTKAVQNSGKHGSRLKLMDITEPFALRPDGHPGPYRSTDPNKKTQRGPDGRPPPQDCLHWCMPGPVDTWNEMLLETIRREFEGVRS; encoded by the exons ATGAGTCCGCCGGGGAGGAAGGCCCCGGCCGGTGCGGGCGGGATCCGTCGGTggctctccaccgtcgtcgtgTCGGTGGTGGCTCTTGTGCTAACCCTAGTAGTGATATCGCTATCGGTGGGCTCGTCTCTGACCGGGGCATCGCTACACGAGTACCTCTTTGTCAGACCTAGTGATTCATCCAAGCTTACTGATGGGAACATGAATGGTACTGCCGTTGGTGTTCCATTACAAGAGGAAGTGTTGCAGGGTGGCAAGGAAGTACCCGTGGAGCACGGTGTTCAGAGTGGCGGCGTGAATTCGAGCGAGACGGGTGAAATCGATACCAAAGTACAAGATCCAGCTGTTACCGATGATACCGCGTCAGTGCCTGATGAGGGAAATCTCCCTGTCTCATCGGATTCATCCGACAATCTTCAGAAGACTAATGAAG GTAGCTGTGATCTATACCATGGACATTGGGtttttgattcttctggaccaCTATACACAAACAACTCTTGCCCGATCATCACGCAGATGCAGAATTGTCAAGGAAATGGTCGACCTGATAAGGATTATGAAAATTATAGATGGAAACCAGAACAGTGCATCCTACCACGCTTTGATGGACCAAAGTTCCTGGAGTTGATGAGAGGCAAGACAATTGCATTTGTTGGTGATTCAGTCGCCAGAAATCAGATGGAATCCCTCCTCTGCATTCTGTGGCAG GTAGAGGCCCCAGTAAACCGTGGTAGCCGCAGGATGAGCAAGTGGATTTTTAGGTCAACCTCAACAATTATCGTCCGCATCTGGTCGTCTTGGTTAGTGCACAGGTCAACTGAAGCTGTGGGGTTTGCTCCTAAGGGTATAGATAAGGTTTTCCTGGATATCCCGGATGAGACCTTTATGGAATTTATCCCACGTTTTGATGTGCTTGTCCTCTCCTCTGGGCACTGGTTTGCCAAACGGTCTGCTTATATCCTGAATGGCAATGTTGTTGGAGGGCAGCTCTGGTGGCCTCATAAAGCTGGAAATATGCAGATCAACAATGTTGATGCTTTTGGTATATCTGTTGAGACATGCCTAACTGCTCTAGCTACCAATCCAAATTTCACAGGTATAGCTATCGTGCGCACATATTCACCAGATCATTATGAAGGTGGGGCTTGGAATACCGGTGGATCATGCACTGGAAAGACTAAGCCCTTGGATGTGGTGGTGAGGAATGGATTCACGGACACCATGTATGGAAAGCAGGTTTCAGGGTTCACAAAAGCAGTGCAGAATTCTGGGAAACATGGTTCCAGGTTGAAATTGATGGACATCACTGAGCCCTTTGCCCTGAGGCCTGATGGGCATCCTGGTCCATATAGAAGTACTGACCCAAACAAGAAGACGCAAAGAGGTCCAGATGGAAGGCCTCCACCTCAGGATTGCCTACATTGGTGCATGCCAGGACCTGTAGATACATGGAATGAGATGTTGCTAGAGACCATACGAAGAGAGTTCGAGGGAGTGAGAAGCTGA
- the LOC127760187 gene encoding uncharacterized protein LOC127760187, translating into MAVYIRLDDAVRARLRGDAGSSASSGSEHEASACLSGLVQAFLETEGAAAGEDGAVPASKGGEGYDSDDGDGPERAAAAAESVRELLDPPVEEDPFRVRLAAAVAAAMEAEPALRRYGAAFRRAVARRLRAAGYDAGVCKSRWEASGGITAGTYEYVDVVAPAARGQKSRYIVDADFRAGLEVARATAEYAVVVAAVPASVVVAREEAVGRAVRVAADAARRSLRSHGLHVPPWRKTRYMLAKWLGPYKRSTATSPSAAGAMPMPAAAAGMDVKCRAVGFFTPPPAAPAARIK; encoded by the coding sequence atGGCCGTCTACATCCGCCTCGACGACGCCGTCCGCGCGCGGCTCCGCGGGGACGCCGGGTCGtcggcgagcagcggcagcgagcACGAGGCCTCCGCGTGCCTGTCCGGGCTCGTGCAGGCGTTTCTTGAGACggagggcgccgcggcgggagaGGACGGCGCCGTGCCGGCGAGCAAGGGCGGCGAAGGGTATGACTCCGATGATGGCGACGGTCCGgaacgcgcggcggcggcggcggagtccgtGAGGGAGCTGCTCGACCCGCCGGTGGAGGAGGACCCGTTCCGGGTCAGGCTGGCTGCTGCCGTGGCGGCCGCGATGGAGGCGGAGCCGGCGCTGAGGAGGTACGGGGCGGCGTTCCGGCGcgccgtggcgcggcggctgcgggccgccGGGTACGACGCCGGCGTGTGCAAGTCGCGGTGGGAGGCTTCCGGTGGCATCACGGCCGGGACGTACGAGTACGTCGACGTggtcgcgccggcggcgagggggcagAAGAGCAGGTACATTGTGGACGCGGACTTCCGGGCGGGGCTGGAGGTCGCGCGCGCGACGGCGGAGTACGCCGTCGTCGTGGCCGCCGTGCcggcgtcggtggtggtggcgcgggaGGAGGCCGTCGGGCGCGCCGTGCGCGTCGcggccgacgcggcgcggcggtcgcTCCGTTCGCACGGCCTGCACGTCCCGCCGTGGCGCAAGACCCGGTACATGCTCGCCAAGTGGCTCGGCCCCTACaagaggtcgacggcgacctcgccgtcggccgccggaGCAATGCcgatgcccgccgccgccgccgggatggACGTCAAGTGCCGCGCCGTCGGGTtcttcacgccgccgccggctgctccggcggcgaggATCAAGTAG
- the LOC127768002 gene encoding putative lipid-transfer protein DIR1, with amino-acid sequence MAGKVSAVVLVALVVVAAAAGGAAGLSMCGVDRSAVALCRSYCTVGSAEKAPTKECCKAVANADFQCLCDRRDMLRNLENIDADRATQIPSKCGVPGASSTCK; translated from the coding sequence atggccggtAAAGTAAGCGCGGTGGTGCTGGTggcgttggtggtggtggcggcggcggcgggcggcgcggccgggctGTCGATGTGCGGCGTCGACCGGTCGGCCGTGGCGCTGTGCCGGTCGTACTGCACGGTGGGGAGCGCGGAGAAGGCGCCGACGAAGGAGTGCTGCAAGGCGGTGGCGAACGCCGACTTCCAGTGCCTCTGCGACCGCAGGGACATGCTCCGCAACCTGGAGAACATCGACGCCGACCGCGCCACGCAGATCCCGTCCAAGTGCGGCGTCCCCGGGGCCTCCTCCACCTGCAAGTAA
- the LOC127760464 gene encoding cysteine proteinase inhibitor 4 yields MVARCPVGVASVLLLIVLVTVASAASGARSGGGGSGGIRELRGGGAGRRVGGRTEVRDVEGDREVQELGRFSVEEHNRRRRSRDCGDVRLEFGRVVAAQRQVVSGLKYYIRVAAAEEGAAGQNGGEPRVFDAVVVVKPWLESRTLLTFAPAADSPNES; encoded by the coding sequence ATGGTGGCTCGTTGTCCGGTCGGTGTGGCCTCTGTGCTGCTGCTGATCGTCTTGGTCACGGTGGCGTCCGCGGCGTCTGGCGcgcgatccggcggcggcggcagcgggggcaTACGGGAGttgcggggcggcggcgcggggaggagggTGGGGGGAAGGACGGAGGTGAGGGACGTGGAGGGGGACAGGGAGGTGCAGGAGCTGGGGCGCTTCTCCGTCGAGGAGCAcaaccgccggcgccgcagccggGACTGCGGCGACGTCCGGCTGGAGTTCGGCAGGGTGGTCGCCGCGCAGCGCCAGGTGGTGTCCGGGCTCAAGTACTacatccgcgtcgccgccgccgaggagggcgCCGCGGGTCAGAACGGCGGCGAGCCCCGCGTGTTCGACGCCGTCGTGGTGGTCAAGCCCTGGCTCGAGTCGCGCACGCTGCTCACGTTCGCCCCGGCCGCGGACTCGCCGAACGAGTCGTAG
- the LOC127771469 gene encoding signal peptide peptidase-like 3, which translates to MAFPAPSSSSPRRGGRGLAYLLVSVLLLASRVPGAAGADSEFEDGVSPKFPGCDNPFQKVKVTYWVDGDERSSLTGITARFGEVLPATGSDGDKRKAVVPAPKTGCAKSSAPLASSIAVAERGECTFLEKAKTAESGGAAALLLINDEDDLQKMVCTQNDTVPNIGIPVVMVSQSAGRKILSGMDGGAKVDILMYAPEKPSFDGAIPFLWLMAVGSVACASVWSFVVVGDEDKNAPTLGGEEAADSEIVELQTKTALVFIVTASLVLLFLFFFKSTWSAWLLVVLFCLSGLQGLHYVASTLIVRACDRCREAKVALPVLGNVTVVTLVILPLALIFVVVWAVHQNSPFAWVGQDLMGICMMILVLQVVHLPNIKVATALLVSAFMYDIFWVFISPFIFKKSVMITVARGSDEGPSLPMVLKMPKEFDTWNGYDMIGFGDILFPGLLVAFSFRYDRANGKDLTDGYFLCLMIGYAFGLSCTYVGLYLMKSGQPALLYLVPSTLGTIVTLGAKRGELSQLWNAKV; encoded by the exons ATGGCGTTCCCtgcaccctcctcctcctcccctcgccgcggcggccgcggcctcgcCTACCTCCTCGTCTCCGTCCTCCTGCTCGCGTCCCGCGtgccgggcgccgccggcgcggactCGGAGTTCGAGGACGGCGTCTCGCCCAAGTTCCCCGGCTGCGACAACCCCTTCCAGAAG GTGAAGGTGACGTACTGGGTGGACGGCGACGAGAGGAGCAGCCTGACCGGGATCACGGCGAGGTTCGGCGAGGTGCTGCCGGCCACCGGCTCCGACGGCGACAAGCGGAAGGCCGTGGTCCCCGCCCCGAAGACCGGCTGCGCCAAGTCATCCGCGCCGCTTGCTAGCTCCATTGCCGTGGCGGAGCGCGGGGAGTGCACGTTCCTGGAGAAGGCCAAGACGGCGGagtccggcggcgccgccgcgctgctcctcATCAACGACGAGGACG ATTTGCAGAAGATGGTGTGCACCCAGAACGACACGGTCCCTAACATTGGCATCCCGGTCGTGATGGTATCCCAGTCTGCCGGTCGCAAGATCCTCTCCGGCATGGACGGTGGGGCAAAGG tTGACATTCTGATGTATGCGCCGGAGAAGCCGAGTTTCGATGGCGCTATACCTTTCCTCTGGCTGATGGCCGTCGGCAGCGTGGCCTGTGCGTCCGTTTGGtccttcgtcgtcgtcggcgacgag GATAAGAATGCTCCTACACTGGGTGGAGAAGAAGCTGCTGACTCTGAAATCGTGGAGCTGCAGACCAAAACCGCGCTCGTGTTCATCGTCACCGCGTCGCTTGTCCTGCTGTTCCTGTTCTTCTTCAAATCCACCTGGTCTGCATGGCTGCTGGTTGTGCTGTTCTGCCTCAGTGGTCTCCAG GGATTGCACTATGTTGCCTCGACTCTAATTGTAAG AGCTTGTGATCGGTGCCGCGAAGCAAAAGTAGCTCTTCCTGTATTAGGGAACGTGACAGTGGTTACACTTGTCATCCTACCACTAGCTCTGATCTTCGTTGTCGTTTGGGCTGTACACCAGAATTCACCGTTTGCTTGGGTTGGTCAGGATCTTATG GGCATCTGCATGATGATTCTTGTATTGCAAGTGGTCCATCTGCCAAATATCAAA GTTGCAACAGCGCTTCTTGTGAGCGCTTTCATGTATGACATTTTTTGGGTGTTCATATCACCTTTCATATTCAAGAAAAGTGTCATGATCACA GTTGCTCGTGGTAGCGATGAGGGACCTAGCCTTCCCATGGTTCTGAAGATGCCAAAGGAGTTTGATACATGGAATGGCTATGACATGATCGGATTTGGGGACATTCTTTTCCCAGGACTACTTGttgctttcagtttcag GTATGACAGAGCAAATGGAAAGGACTTGACTGACGGCTATTTCCTCTGCCTAATGATCGGTTACGCCTTCG GTTTGTCATGCACATATGTTGGCCTGTACCTAATGAAGAGTGGACAGCCAGCTCTCCTCTACCTAGTCCCATCAACACTAG GAACTATTGTCACGCTAGGTGCGAAAAGAGGAGAGCTAAGTCAGCTCTGGAATGCTAAAGTATAG